From a region of the Gossypium raimondii isolate GPD5lz chromosome 10, ASM2569854v1, whole genome shotgun sequence genome:
- the LOC105778139 gene encoding probable cysteine protease RD19D: MEPGGQSLALTTTTIAIQILTFSLIFSFSFALLETPQEPTIHQVTENSDIPTLKTKFTRNHVHKQFRVFMVTYGKNYSTREEYMHRLGIFAKNLVRAAEHQLLDPTAVHGVTQFSDLSEEEFESLYTGFKGPTVAAPLLRDGVGGEAEVLEVDGLPESFDWREKGAVTEVKMQGTCGSCWAFSTTGAIEGANFIATGKLLNLSEQQLVDCDHMCDIKDKDACDNGCGGGLMTNAYKYLIEAGGLMEESAYPYTGERKKCKFNPEKVAVEVVNFTNIPIDENQIAANLVLRGPLAVGLNAIFMQTYIGGVSCPIICGKRWINHGVLLVGYGAKGFSILRLGNQPYWIIKNSWGKRWGEHGYYRICRGHSMCGINTMVSAVATQVY; the protein is encoded by the exons atggaaCCAGGAGGGCAAAGCTTAGCTCTAACCACCACCACCATAGCCATTCAAATCTTAACCTTCAGCCTAATCTTTTCGTTCAGCTTCGCTCTCCTCGAAACCCCACAAGAACCAACCATACACCAAGTCACTGAAAATTCAGATATCCCAACTCTGAAGACCAAATTCACGAGAAACCACGTCCACAAACAGTTCCGAGTTTTCATGGTAACGTACGGAAAAAACTACTCAACCAGGGAGGAGTACATGCACCGCCTCGGGATCTTTGCGAAGAACTTGGTGAGGGCTGCTGAGCACCAGCTGCTTGATCCTACGGCTGTGCATGGTGTGACTCAGTTTTCTGATCTATCTGAGGAGGAGTTTGAGAGTCTTTACACTGGTTTCAAGGGACCCACTGTGGCGGCACCATTATTGAGGGATGGTGTTGGTGGTGAAGCAGAGGTGTTGGAGGTTGATGGGTTGCCTGAGAGCTTTGATTGGAGAGAGAAAGGAGCTGTAACAGAGGTTAAGATGCAG gGTACTTGTGGATCATGTTGGGCATTTAGCACCACAGGAGCTATTGAAGGAGCCAACTTTATTGCAACAGGGAAGCTTCTAAATCTAAGTGAACAACAGCTTGTAGATTGTGATCACATG TGCGATATAAAGGATAAGGATGCGTGCGACAACGGTTGCGGTGGAGGCCTAATGACGAATGCCTACAAGTATTTGATCGAGGCAGGAGGCTTAATGGAGGAGAGTGCATACCCCTACACTGGGGAACGCAAAAAATGCAAGTTCAACCCTGAGAAAGTAGCTGTTGAAGTTGTGAATTTCACTAACATCCCCATCGATGAAAACCAAATCGCCGCAAATTTAGTCCTTCGTGGCCCTTTAGCCG TTGGGTTGAATGCTATCTTCATGCAAACCTACATAGGAGGGGTGTCATGCCCAATAATATGTGGGAAGAGGTGGATCAACCATGGAGTATTACTAGTGGGTTATGGGGCAAAAGGGTTTTCAATTCTAAGACTTGGGAATCAACCCTATTGGATCATAAAGAACTCATGGGGCAAACGGTGGGGAGAACATGGCTATTATCGCATTTGCCGAGGCCATTCCATGTGTGGAATCAACACAATGGTCTCAGCAGTGGCAACCCAAGTCTACTGA
- the LOC105774949 gene encoding stemmadenine O-acetyltransferase, whose amino-acid sequence MFNFEAKVFAKEIIKPSSPEIHGMKPFKLNIFDQLTPTTYASFMAFYPLIEANFTTTNILPHLKTSLSETLNILYPISGRIKDNIFIDHFHEGVPFLSAQAGCRLSEFLKHHEVKLLNKLLPCQPFSKEFNNEAPLLVCQITMFTCGGIALGVVFSHKIFDAAIIFHLLDVWSKITRGSHHHNVGFHGLANASMLFPPRNEVSQHYLSKVENLWFTEPYNSITMRFTFDAKSIAELRAIAKGELEAMPSRIQAVLGFIWKCSMAASRMISGSFKPFVLAQAVSLRPRMNSNILQNSIGNLFCWTHCVTNLTDQIDTELFELVKLMRKSILTIDDEYLNALQGEKGFKIIGEYINKLETMFSIEKPDFFSSTSWVNIKYYELDFGWGNPQWVAPFGEAGSEFNNNVVFIETKCGKGIEAWITLDEKRMLVLEKDAEFLKFATPNPEISSL is encoded by the coding sequence ATGTTTAACTTTGAAGCTAAAGTATTTGcaaaagaaatcatcaaacCATCTTCACCAGAAATCCATGGCATGAAACCTttcaaactcaatatctttGACCAACTCACCCCAACAACTTATGCCTCATTCATGGCATTTTACCCCTTGATTGAAGCCAATTTCACTACCACCAACATCTTGCCTCATCTAAAGACCTCGCTTTCTGAAACCCTAAACATCTTATATCCAATTTCTGGTCGGATCAAAGATAACATATTCATCGATCATTTCCATGAAGGTGTGCCATTTTTATCAGCCCAAGCTGGTTGTCGATTGTCTGAGTTTCTTAAGCACCATGAGGTTAAGTTATTAAACAAATTGCTTCCATGCCAACCTTTCTCCAAGGAATTCAACAATGAGGCTCCCCTCCTTGTGTGCCAAATTACTATGTTCACTTGTGGCGGGATAGCTCTAGGCGTTGTCTTTTCTCATAAGATCTTTGATGCGGCAATAATCTTTCATTTACTCGATGTTTGGAGCAAAATCACTCGAGGATCCCATCATCATAATGTTGGGTTTCATGGTTTAGCGAACGCATCGATGTTGTTTCCACCGAGAAATGAAGTTTCACAACATTACTTGTCAAAGGTGGAAAACTTGTGGTTCACGGAACCTTACAATTCCATTACAATGAGATTCACATTTGATGCCAAATCCATAGCTGAACTGAGGGCTATTGCTAAAGGTGAACTTGAGGCTATGCCGTCTAGGATACAAGCTGTATTGGGTTTTATCTGGAAATGTTCCATGGCAGCATCGAGGATGATCTCAGGATCCTTTAAACCATTTGTATTAGCTCAAGCCGTGAGCCTTAGGCCAAGAATGAACTcgaatatattacaaaattcgATTGGAAACTTGTTTTGTTGGACACATTGTGTTACAAATCTTACCGATCAGATCGACACCGAACTATTTGAGTTGGTCAAGTTGATGAGAAAATCTATCCTGACTATCGATGATGAATACTTGAATGCATTACAAGGagaaaaagggtttaaaatCATAGGTGAGTACATTAACAAGCTTGAAACCATGTTTTCCATTGAAAAGCCAGatttcttttcctcaacaagTTGGGTCAATATCAAGTATTACGAACTCGATTTCGGATGGGGCAACCCGCAATGGGTTGCTCCGTTCGGGGAAGCCGGGTCTGAGTTCAATAACAATGTGGTTTTCATTGAAACAAAGTGTGGCAAAGGCATCGAAGCTTGGATAACATTGGATGAAAAGAGGATGCTTGTGTTGGAAAAAGATGCAGAGTTTCTCAAATTTGCAACTCCAAACCCCGAGATTTCAAGCCTTTGA